TTATAAAAAAAAGGGAATAACTAAATGTTGTTCCCTTTTTTTTTACACCTATTTTTTAAAAAAAATAAATATATTAAAAGCAATTATGATGACTGCTAGTATAATAATACAAGCAGCGATTATACGGTTTTGCTCCTGTGTTCTCTTTTCTAAATCCATAATTTTAATTAATTAAAAACTCTGCACCATTACAGCGCAGAGTTTTCTTTAAATAATTCTCCCTAAGAACTAATTAATAGCATTGTAAAGGTATAATGTACTAAGGACATATGAAATACGTAGAACTACGTATTTTTATTAAGGTCTAGCGTAAAAAAAAGCTCTAAAACAATTAGTCGTTTTAGAGCTTCTACCAATTTTCCCTAAAAATTGATTTAATAGCATTGCTAAGATAAAAGATATTAATAACGTGTGAAATACGTAGAACTACGTATTTTTATTTCATTGAATTCCAAAAAAAAACTCCAAAACAAATTAATGTTTTAGAGCTTTCTCAGTTCTTCATAAATTGATTAATAGCACTGCTAAGATATAAGTAATAATTGAGGTGTGAAATACGTAGAACTACGTATTTTTATTAAGGTCTAGCGTAAAAAAAAAGCTCTAAAACAATTAGTCGTTTTAGAGCTTCTACCAATTTTCCCTAAAAATTGATTTAATAGCACTGCTAAGATATAAGTAATAAATGACCTGTGAAATACGTAGAACTACGTATTTTTTTCAGACTTTATTATATTAAAAAAGCTTTAATTGAGATATCAATTAAAGCTGTAATTGTCCGTATTTGTTATAAAAGTTACTTGTTTTTAAAATAAAATGAAGTAAGCTAACAATTATTTTACGTAAAAGTCTACGTGTTTTTAATTAGGTCTTTATTCATATTAGCCCATAACATAAGCTCGTTATGCGATTTTTTTAAGTCTAATTTTTTTACAATATTACTTCTGTGCTTTTCAATGGTTCTAGTAGAGCTGGCTAATTCTTTTGAGATCTCGGCTGAGGTTAATTTATCAGACAGTAACTTAACCACCTTTAATTCGGTAGGTGTTAATATTTCTAATAAATTAGAACTAGAAAAACTAACTTTTGAATTTAAGTATGAGGCAATCTCTTCGCTAAAATAAGCTTCATCTTTTAATACATGCTTAATACAGGTTTCTATTTCTTCAACCGCAAATTCTTTTAATATATAACCATAAACATTACAAGCTCTAGCTCTATCAAATAAATGTTCTTCGTTATCAAATGTAATAAGAATAATTTTGGTGTTTAATTCGTTTTTAAAGCAAGCTTCAGCGACTTCTAAACCTGTCATTTTTGGCATCCTAATGTCAAGTAAGGCTAAATCTGGTTTTAGTTTTACTATTAAGTTGTAAGCAGTTTGTCCATCTTCGGCACTTCCAATTATTTTAAATCCTCTAGAGGTAATAAAATCAGATAATCCTCTAAGCATTAAAGGATGGTCATCTGCTATTACTATTGATGCTTTCATATTATAGGAGGTCTTTTAGAGGTTGGATTTTGGTAATTAAAATTATAAAAAAATAAGCTGTTAGACTAATTTTTTTAAGTACAAATATTTTTTTTCGTAATCAATTATTCCTTTTACTTTTTTTAATACATCTGCTCCAATGATACCATCAACTGGTTGTGCGTTATGATTGATTAATGCTGTATTAACGTGACTTAAATCAAATAATACTAAAGCAGACTTTGCTATTTTAAGTCGTCCAATTTTGATGGTATTATTTTTAGATACTTGAGTAACCATACCTATTGCACCAGCTCCTGCAGCTAATATTTCAGAATCTTTAACTTTTTTTAAGCTAAATTTTTTAGCTGCCTCAAAACCAACACAGCTATTTGATGCACCAGTATCTAAAATAAATAAGCCTTTATAACCATTTATAGACGCTTTGATTTCAAAATGATTAGTTTTTGTTAGTTTTAATTTGACTCTTATATAGTCTTTAGCAAATAAAAAATCTTTAAGCGTTTGGTCCATTTTTGCGTTTACGTATTATAATCCATAAAAGTAAAGCAATCCCTAAACCAATAAAAGTAAAAATGATATAATTTGAATTTACCGTTGGTCTTTCTGGGGTCAAATGACCATAATAGATAAAGGTACTCCAATAATAAGGTGATTTTTTTATGTTAGAAATGGATTGATCTTTTAAATAATCTAATTTAGCTAAACGATTAGCTATAAAAGGAGAGTGTGATTGACTATAATTTTTGTAAAACGAAGCCATTAGTTGTGAGGTTGATAAATCATTGATTTTCCATAATGAAAACAATAAGTTTTCAACACCTGCATATTGGAAACCTCTTGCTAAGTTCATGCTGCCTTCTCCTTTTTGTAATTTTCCAATACCAGTTTCGCAAGCACTAAGGACTACTAATTGATTTTTAAGATTAAGACTGTATAAGTCGTTTAAAAATAATTTTTGATCTATAAAATCTATGTTTGCAGGTATGGTAAATGTTCCGCTACTTGCGTGTGTAGATAAGTGTAATACGCCATAATTTTTAGCTTGTTGCATCGCATTGTTTTTAGTGGCATCTTGGTACATTAAAAACTTTGCATTTGTATGTTTGTCAATACTTTCAGCTTCGTCTAAAGAGTAGGTTAGTTTTGCATCACTATTGTCAAATACAGGAAACACACCCAAGACTTTATCTTCATATTTAAAATCCGACGCGTTTAAATAAAACAAAGCACTAGTATTGTACGCTAATACTTGGTTGTTGACAACAAATGGCATTTTAGAATAGTTTTTGGTGTCTGTGGATTGGGTTAGTAAACTTTCAAAAGGAATAAAATTTAAAAAGCCATCCGTAATTATTACTACATTTTTAAAAGCTAGAGTTTTGTCAAATTGTAATGCTTTGTATAGTTTAAAAGCAGCATTGGAAAATTGAGGAATGTTATTATTTATAACCGATGAGTTATCAAAATAATGGATATAGTCACTTATAGCTGTGTTA
The genomic region above belongs to Olleya sp. Hel_I_94 and contains:
- a CDS encoding response regulator; amino-acid sequence: MKASIVIADDHPLMLRGLSDFITSRGFKIIGSAEDGQTAYNLIVKLKPDLALLDIRMPKMTGLEVAEACFKNELNTKIILITFDNEEHLFDRARACNVYGYILKEFAVEEIETCIKHVLKDEAYFSEEIASYLNSKVSFSSSNLLEILTPTELKVVKLLSDKLTSAEISKELASSTRTIEKHRSNIVKKLDLKKSHNELMLWANMNKDLIKNT
- a CDS encoding retropepsin-like aspartic protease — protein: MDQTLKDFLFAKDYIRVKLKLTKTNHFEIKASINGYKGLFILDTGASNSCVGFEAAKKFSLKKVKDSEILAAGAGAIGMVTQVSKNNTIKIGRLKIAKSALVLFDLSHVNTALINHNAQPVDGIIGADVLKKVKGIIDYEKKYLYLKKLV